Genomic window (Bdellovibrio sp. ArHS):
ATGACACCGGCGCCAGACAAAGTCCGACAGGGCAATGCGAATCCGGTGGTACAGGTGATATTGTCTGAAACCGCGGATGAGGACGACATTTCGGCGGAAGTGTTGACGACGGTGGCACGCGTTCAGGAACTGCTTTCCGAAGGCGTCAGTCCTGAACAGATCTGTGTTTTAGGAAGAACTCACAAGACTTTGGAAGACATTGCCAAGGTGGCGCAAGAGTACGGCGTTCCATTGCAGCTTCATAGCGGCAGCGGTTTTTATGAGCGTCGGGAAGTTTTGGATGCGTTGGCTATTTTAAAATTTTTAGTGAATCCCCACGATAATGGGAATTTTGTGGCTCTTTTAAGATCTCCTTGGCTGGCTTTATCGGACAGTGAGATCGCAAGCTATTGTCACAGCTATAAACATTCTTTTTGGAAAGAAGCGCAAAAGCCTTTAGAGCAGAAGGAAGAAAATCATCCTTTGCGAATTTTGAAATCGCTGCTTCTACAAAGTGAAAGCAAAGGCCTGTCTTGGACATTTAAAAGAGCTTTGATTGATCTAGGGCTTTTCGATTATTCCGCGAAGATTGACTCGAGCGGAAGAAGAGAAGCCAATCTTTGGAAAGTCGTGGCTCTTTTAAGTCAGGAAGAGCGACGACCGGGATTTAACTTTTTGGATTTTCTGGATTCTAGTTTGGACACATTGTCGGCCGATGAGGGTGGGGAAGACGCCGATGCGACGCCCGTGATTGAACCCAAGCGGGTGAACTTCATGACGGTGCATGCCTCCAAAGGCCTTCAGTTTGATCAGGTTATTTTGCCTGGGATGGGGCAAGATCCGCGCGCCAGTCATGCCCCAGTTTTAAGTATTCGCGAAAAAGATGGTCTGTGGTCACTGAAAGTTCGCAATGACGAAACGCAAGCCATGACTGCAAGTATTTTGGCCGACCAAATCACGGAAGAGCTTCGTCACAGAGAAAGCGAAGAGTTTAATCGGGTTCTTTATGTTGCGATGACTCGCGCAAAATCCGGCGTCACTTTGATTTGGGATAAAAAGATCGGAAAAAAATCCTGGGCGGCTCAGTGTCCTTTGATTCTGGAAGAAGGTCTGCATCAGGAGGAAAACTTCTCTTACCTCGTTCGCGTAGACAACCTTCAGCCCGAAAGAATGCAGACGCTATCTTTGGAACATAAGATTTTAAGGGAGCCCTGGCGAAATGAAGAGAATGAGTCCAAACGTCGGTACATTTCGGTGACCGAGTTGGTGGCTCCAGAGGGAACGACAAGCTCCCATCTTCCACGCGTGGGAGCATTGGGGCAGGGCTTGGCGCGAGCGCAGCAGGGAACCAATGCCCATCGTTTATTTGAAGCTTTGAAGTACACCTCTTACGAAGATCTGTTGAAGGTGTCCGATGACGAGCTAAAAAAACCATTGCAGTTTCTGGTTCAGACCAAGGACATTCCTCTTTTAGAGATCATCGAAAAAGGACATGTCGAGTGGGGTTTCGCCTTGAGTTTTAAAGAGGCGCTGATGCAGGGACAAATCGATTTATGGGGAATTGTCGGCGACACGCTGTGGATGGTGGATTATAAAACCGGGTCGCAACGGTATTCAGAGACGGCCTTTAAGCAATTGGAAGCTTATGCCTGGGCACTTTATCGAATGAAGTACTTAGAGAAAGTTAAAGATATCAACCTAGTCGTCGTTTATCCGATGGAAGAACTCGTTAAGGTTGAGAATGTACGCAGTCTTACTGACATGAACCTACGAATGGAAAAACGGCTTTCAGAATATCTGCAGACGTCAGAGTCCTGAACTTTGTTTTCCCTTGTCTAGCATCCAGGGCTTTCTTATTATTTGAGATATGAAAAGAAAACCTTGGTCTCTGATCGTTCTTGCTCTCCTACACGTTTTCGCTCCCATTGGAAATCTCGTTCTAAATGCGATTCGCTCGGGGCGTACTCTCCCTCAACAGTGGACGTACTGGTTCGAGATTCTGCCGAAACCGTTATTGGCTTTGTATATCGGAGTTCCTGTCCTTGCGGGTCTCTTTATTTATATCTGCCGTCGCTGGAGTTACTGGGCTTACTTGGGGTGCATCGCGGTGGTGTTGCTCTCGAACCTTTATAGCTATTGGACCAGCATGACCTGGGACACACTTGTCATTCTAATTATCGTACTTTTGATCGATGTACTAATCGTTGCTTACTTTGTCGTTCCTTCTGTTCAGCAAGTCTACTTTGATCCGCGCATGCGCTGGTGGGAAGCAGCACCTCGTTATAACTTCAATCAGGAAGGCACAGTAAACGGGGTTAAAGCTTTCATCAGAAATCTTTCCCAAGGCGGTTTGTTCCTGACGGCCGGTCCCGAACTTGCGGATGGCGACAAAGTTGATGTCTATTGGAAGTTTGATGATCATGAGACCGTTGTCTCAGGTCTTGTGGTTTATCGAGTTACTCGGCCAGGGAATGAAGGCTGGGGTGTTCGTTTTGAACATACGACGGAAAGCCAAAAGCAGGTTAAAAGAGTGATCGATAAACTGCACGCTGACGGGAAGATTGTGGCAGAGAGATTGCCGGGGCCTGAAGACAGTTTTGGGGCTTGGTTAAGAAAGCTTCTGACAAAGGGTGAAGGACTTTTCCCACGAACTAAAGCCTAAAAAAAAGGGATCATTATTGATCCCTTTTTTTTATTGCAACTTATTGACGCTGATAAACGCAACGAGCTTCGCCGCGGCTGAGACCCGCAAGTCCATCCGCTGTTTTGCGAACGGCGAACAGAGTTTTCTTATCATCAGAAAGTTTTAAAGCCATCGCATCTTTCACGCGCGAAGCCGGAACGCCCAAAAAGCTTTCCACACCACTGAATTGCAAGAGAAGACTGCCGTCTGATTTCAAAGTCACAGAGTCCGTGCCCTTGGTTGTCGACATCGCTTCACCATGGGAATAGCGTACTTCCCTTGAGGAGTTAAGATCGCTGCGAATGATGGCAAACTCCGTCGCATCCGAACGGAAAAGAGAGATTTCCTGTCCTTCCTTTGTGATAATAAGTCCTTGGTAACAGAACGTACCATCCTCGAGCTCTTGCTTTTGTAAATCAAAGCGTCCGATATAGTCTTGAATGCCTGCAAATGCAGAAGAACTTCCCAATAAAATAAGTCCCGTCAGAATCATCTTTTTCATTTTTTTTGCACTCCGGTTTAAAAAAAAAGCGCGACCCCAGGAGAGAGCGGGGTCGCGCTTAAGGTTTTATTTAGTGAACGTATTCAGGATTCAAGATGCTTGTGAAGCGAGCAAGATCTTCGATCGCATACATCAAGTTTTGTTGTGAAGTTGACAATGGAGAAGAGTCCATCATCAAGCCCATAACAACGTCACCCGTGATGGCGCCGCGGTCCTTAAGAACCACAGGGACGGAAGATACCGCCTCAATCAAGACTTCCTGACCCAAACCAAGCAAATCAAGAGATTTAGCGAGTGTTGAGTTGTCGGATTTCAAGCCCGTCAACTGTTGCAATACGTTGTCCAACTGCTCAAGAGGTACCTGCTCAAGCAATGGCTTCACTTGGGTGAAGTATGACATTGATCTGCTAGTCATGCTTCTCAACATCAATACTTGCTTGTCCAAAGCGAAGTTTGGATTTGCCTGGATTTCATCGGCAGAAGCCAAGACGCCATTTTTATTCAAAGCCGTCAATGTTTTCACAAGTTCCGCCGCCGCAGCATCACCTTTTGCGGATACAGCTTTCAACTCTTCAGAAGAAGCAACGATGTCGGCGAAAGATTTGTTTTTCAATTTCTCATCTGCATTCTTCGCCGCAGCTACTTTCGCACTTAGCTCCATATCGGCTTGAATCATTTGCAGCATACCTTGTGCCAGAACCTCTTTATTCTCAAGAAGCACGCCTTTACGAGCTGCTTTTTCAACAAGAACCTGAGCGCCGATGGCATTGTCCGCAGCGTAGAACTTAATGCTTGCCGCAGATTTTGAACTTTGACCGAAGCGTACCGCCGTCAAACGGTCTTTTGCATTTTGGCCGCCTTTCAAAGTACCAACTTTGAAGAATTCCGCAAAAGTGTCCAAACCAGGGTAACGGTATTTATTCGTGTCAGCCAAGCCACCCAAAGTTGCAGAGTCAAGAAGGTTTCTGTTCACGTTAACCGGCAAATCCACTGTTTGTAAGTTGTGGTATTTGTCGACAAAGCCTGCGTTCAAAGAACCCGAGATGATTTCTAGAAGAGTCAACATGTTCTGAGATTGAGCTGCATGTTGAACACCCAAGAAATATTGTTCAAATTCGTTGTAACCGATCCAACCCGTTTGCGAATCATCCGTCATGGCAGCTGGATTTGCTGTCAAAAGGAATTGAAGCGCAAATTGCTTGTCGTAACCGATACCTAAAGTATCCAAACGGTCGCTCATAGGAGCTGGAGCCGAATCGTAAACACGACGTGCTTCAAGGATGCGGACATCTGGAGTTTGTTTAAACACCGGTTGACCATTTTGATCGACAACGTGTCTGCCGTTTTGAACCACTGGTTCGTTTAACATGTAAGGAACAGGGATCAAACGTTGTTTGATTTCTTCTTTCGTCGTACCGAAGCTCAAGTTTGTATCAGGGATACGAATAACTTCGTGGAAGAAGTCGTAGCCAAGATGTGAAGCTTCACGGAAGTCTGCCATTTCAGCATCATCCAAAGCCGTACGGTAGATAACCATTCTGAAGTAGTCATCAAGGTAAGCGCGGATAGTGCCGAATCTTGAAATCGAACGTTGGATCACAGAAACCTTTTGTGGCCAGCCGAAGTTCAAGCGATCAGCGGCATGGTAAGAGGTCGCGTAAGATCTGTGGTAGTTTTGAATTTCGTTCGCAACGACTTCCACCGCTGAAGAACCCTGATCGTAACGAGCACAGCCTGGTTCAAGACCCACTTCCATATCGTTACATTGACCGTAGCGCTTCAATAGACCTGTTCCCGCAACAGTTTGTCTTGCCATTTCAGAGAAGTATCTGAAGCCCAAGATCTTTTTAACATCTTGGAAAGAGATGAACTTGCCACCCACCGTGTTCACAGACACGTTGGATTGGTTTTTCAAGACGCCACCAGTTTTAGCAACCATCGCCTTGATATCATCGCTCAACTCAACAAGGCCTGTGTAAGCCGCGCGCAATGCATGCACGTCGTAGGTACCAGGACCTTGGTATTCCATTTCCGGAGCCGCGATATAATCCATAATGGATGTATAGTTGCGGTTGGTGTTTTCACCGGCAAAGTTGAAGTTCGCTTTATCGAAAGAACCTTTGAAGTTGTGGACTAGACCCAAAGCATGTCCCACTTCGTGTAACAATGTTGCCTTGATTTCTTTCTTAAACAAAGTGTTGAAGTCGGAGTTCAAGAACTTGTCATTGTATTCACTGCGAGTGTACAGGAAGCAACCGCCACGTTTTTTAGCTTGTTGGTCGAACTTAGCTGACATTTCTTTCATTTGTGCTTGTTTCATCAACAACTGTTTCATTTGTTGTGACAAACCATTTTCGGTGCGAGCCAACTCACGAGCGATGACCGCTTCCATCATCATAGGATCATTTTTCAACTCTTGCGAAAGTGCGGCTTGCAATACGCTGCGAGTGAAGTCCTTGCTTGAAGTTACGTTTGCTTCAGAGATCACATTACGACCCTTCAAGGCTTTTGCCTGAAGAGCTTTACCAGCTTTTTTTGCAGCCAGATTCGATGCGTACTTAGAGGTAAAGCGTGTCTGTGCCACAGGGCGTGCAGACAGAACAAGCTTTTGTACAAAAGAACCGTAAGATTTTGTCATGGACTGAACTTTTTCTGCTGCCGCGGCACCCGTCGCCGCTCCGGCTGCGCCTTCGTTAGCCGCAGAAGAACCTTGTTGTTGCTGAGCTGCTAATTGTTTTTGGAATTCAGCCAAAGCTTCCGCTTTTGCCTCATCAAGCAGTTTTTCATACTCACGTGACTCTTTATAGGATTCCATCATACGACGGATTTCCATCTCAGAGTTTCCAGAGTAAACCATCACGTTGTTCGCAA
Coding sequences:
- a CDS encoding UvrD-helicase domain-containing protein, with the protein product MSSPSSELKNTILRAGAGAGKTTTLTQTFLKFASDFKQKHGKFPRIVVTTFTRKATQELKERLLSKALAEGREDLFHYVSAKSQVQISTIHGVLSLFLSRYGSSIGLTPDYKIMSDSEIRKGARKIMRKYLLENPSLQELLEEYDFQTLEGALLRYFSENVIFPSMTFIEKGDLQAEMEKLVKDIAGKLKRVCTEISQETSNEKWQEYAQSLASYSWTVTSWEEFFSRLENFWEHTSKPQFRKATPPFSLSLHEELEELRERIDKLLAEPRYRPGFWEKHQKNCELFNELANFFCRDFMKTKLEQGLLSMSDLETLSYKMIQDSPDAAVKFSQEWDFWMVDEYQDTSPVQVQLLRHLIGERPLFVVGDPQQSIYLFRGARSEVFQEKVEEVRAQDGDVQVKLTNYRSSPEVLEFFNHYFTKLSKQFAAMTPAPDKVRQGNANPVVQVILSETADEDDISAEVLTTVARVQELLSEGVSPEQICVLGRTHKTLEDIAKVAQEYGVPLQLHSGSGFYERREVLDALAILKFLVNPHDNGNFVALLRSPWLALSDSEIASYCHSYKHSFWKEAQKPLEQKEENHPLRILKSLLLQSESKGLSWTFKRALIDLGLFDYSAKIDSSGRREANLWKVVALLSQEERRPGFNFLDFLDSSLDTLSADEGGEDADATPVIEPKRVNFMTVHASKGLQFDQVILPGMGQDPRASHAPVLSIREKDGLWSLKVRNDETQAMTASILADQITEELRHRESEEFNRVLYVAMTRAKSGVTLIWDKKIGKKSWAAQCPLILEEGLHQEENFSYLVRVDNLQPERMQTLSLEHKILREPWRNEENESKRRYISVTELVAPEGTTSSHLPRVGALGQGLARAQQGTNAHRLFEALKYTSYEDLLKVSDDELKKPLQFLVQTKDIPLLEIIEKGHVEWGFALSFKEALMQGQIDLWGIVGDTLWMVDYKTGSQRYSETAFKQLEAYAWALYRMKYLEKVKDINLVVVYPMEELVKVENVRSLTDMNLRMEKRLSEYLQTSES
- a CDS encoding PilZ domain-containing protein; this encodes MKRKPWSLIVLALLHVFAPIGNLVLNAIRSGRTLPQQWTYWFEILPKPLLALYIGVPVLAGLFIYICRRWSYWAYLGCIAVVLLSNLYSYWTSMTWDTLVILIIVLLIDVLIVAYFVVPSVQQVYFDPRMRWWEAAPRYNFNQEGTVNGVKAFIRNLSQGGLFLTAGPELADGDKVDVYWKFDDHETVVSGLVVYRVTRPGNEGWGVRFEHTTESQKQVKRVIDKLHADGKIVAERLPGPEDSFGAWLRKLLTKGEGLFPRTKA
- a CDS encoding zinc-dependent metalloprotease is translated as MAHKPQYTKAFTALLTFALVAAGCTKKRDAALPDSEALEIFAISEFATPSSEGYKAVAKASAREKSLVESASNKASNEKGLVAIETSDSAIPQRLRFMFENLEVSGQEAQDFKIVFGVDSKYVTAYKLTNHIDGLTRLEKQLAVSPSEVQLSIDLQKASSPQAKKEIMNKMATAQKARSASLLSRANINVLVPLFKYDIAQKGVLERTKNELRESTSTLKLRETEFHQATHIRLNITSDSRKDVGSIDQKVEMDQIFTMESLDNKIHRAADLQTRFNFNMKFVADDSQVLTKLDSDDMKVYELTTVGALSDDERRLINTGRAAGEIIRCSDSGVNTADKNCVLRLVAKVPVTYKNARLVLADSKENTSNTIELQKVTKAQSQGLVEIAREVRAERARPTGMIDPLNTIKVADLSGEFYFRRTFEDASNMMLIGKSGTSGDLSVVKFELEKDRLVVRNQKALIRYEGQTAKDKEELMSVPVKYFKLETVDADGVALHVPKLIDAKKEDAEYLEIDWTKNTIPVANSPLAFFDAGDCWAAETSQQVTDMDMRLNNDGILNFSLSGSYTVKPGCHNAPTTNNYALGWNVQFNYNVIERLSFKKRTNAKEDDAQWAPNIAPNVQSSLNFATFTMGETITSTDVRPGRENSEAYRPVVHDFRNGKVLHYWVGGIKNAPAERKALITQAAVEVVAEWNEAFHKAFKGTALERSGDYIVLHTGDDDTGHLGDLDRNYLWFFDQPTENGLLGVAQPAPNPYSGTIVANNVMVYSGNSEMEIRRMMESYKESREYEKLLDEAKAEALAEFQKQLAAQQQQGSSAANEGAAGAATGAAAAEKVQSMTKSYGSFVQKLVLSARPVAQTRFTSKYASNLAAKKAGKALQAKALKGRNVISEANVTSSKDFTRSVLQAALSQELKNDPMMMEAVIARELARTENGLSQQMKQLLMKQAQMKEMSAKFDQQAKKRGGCFLYTRSEYNDKFLNSDFNTLFKKEIKATLLHEVGHALGLVHNFKGSFDKANFNFAGENTNRNYTSIMDYIAAPEMEYQGPGTYDVHALRAAYTGLVELSDDIKAMVAKTGGVLKNQSNVSVNTVGGKFISFQDVKKILGFRYFSEMARQTVAGTGLLKRYGQCNDMEVGLEPGCARYDQGSSAVEVVANEIQNYHRSYATSYHAADRLNFGWPQKVSVIQRSISRFGTIRAYLDDYFRMVIYRTALDDAEMADFREASHLGYDFFHEVIRIPDTNLSFGTTKEEIKQRLIPVPYMLNEPVVQNGRHVVDQNGQPVFKQTPDVRILEARRVYDSAPAPMSDRLDTLGIGYDKQFALQFLLTANPAAMTDDSQTGWIGYNEFEQYFLGVQHAAQSQNMLTLLEIISGSLNAGFVDKYHNLQTVDLPVNVNRNLLDSATLGGLADTNKYRYPGLDTFAEFFKVGTLKGGQNAKDRLTAVRFGQSSKSAASIKFYAADNAIGAQVLVEKAARKGVLLENKEVLAQGMLQMIQADMELSAKVAAAKNADEKLKNKSFADIVASSEELKAVSAKGDAAAAELVKTLTALNKNGVLASADEIQANPNFALDKQVLMLRSMTSRSMSYFTQVKPLLEQVPLEQLDNVLQQLTGLKSDNSTLAKSLDLLGLGQEVLIEAVSSVPVVLKDRGAITGDVVMGLMMDSSPLSTSQQNLMYAIEDLARFTSILNPEYVH